In Dehalococcoidia bacterium, the genomic window CCAGCTCATCCGCACCATCGGCCGGGCGACGGGCCGTGTTAAAGAGGCAGAGGATGTGGTGGCCCGTATGCGCAAGGGCTTCGAGGAGATCGAGCGCAAGGTCATGGAGGCCCGCCTGCCACGGCCCAAGGTCTTCTTCGAGATCGATGGGACGGACCCAGGGCGCCCCTGGACAGCCGGGCCCGGATCCTTCATCGACAGCCTCATCTCCCTGGCAGGGGGCGACAACGTGGCTGGCAAAGGTCCTAGCGCCTACTTCCAGATGAGCACAGAGGAGATCGTGCGCCAGGCTCCAGACATCATCATCCTAGGCGATGCCGAATTCGTCAGCGCCAAGGAGGTGGCCATGAGGCCAGGCTGGAAGGATATCCCTGCCGTGCAAAAAGGCGCCATCTACCCCATCGATGCCGACCTGGTCTCCCGCGCTGGGCCCCGACTGGTCGAAGGGGCGCGGGCCATCGCCGCCATCTTGCACCCGCAGTTGTTCCAGGAGCGATAGCCGTGCGGGGCCGTTTCGCCCTTCTGGCGCTCTCGACAGCCCTCATGGCCGCCCTA contains:
- a CDS encoding ABC transporter substrate-binding protein, with protein sequence MRWPLRRSLVPLVILVLALLTAACGEEARPTPSPTAATPSPVATFPVTITDSLGRQVNIPAPPQRIVSLSPRDTEILFALGLGPWVVAVDNLSDYPPEVEAKPRVGSAFTGLNVEAIAAQRPDLIISPPTRVVPSSLEPLGVPILALDEPKDIEGTYQLIRTIGRATGRVKEAEDVVARMRKGFEEIERKVMEARLPRPKVFFEIDGTDPGRPWTAGPGSFIDSLISLAGGDNVAGKGPSAYFQMSTEEIVRQAPDIIILGDAEFVSAKEVAMRPGWKDIPAVQKGAIYPIDADLVSRAGPRLVEGARAIAAILHPQLFQER